A genomic window from Prochlorococcus sp. RS04 includes:
- a CDS encoding AbrB family transcriptional regulator encodes MPNINLIYYLFAGCIFGVLALKTGIPAAPLAGALIGASILSISGKVEIAEWPIGTRTILEIGIGTVIGTSLTKDSLVDIQSLWRPAILITFTLVITGLAIGLWTSRLLNIDIITTILGAAPGGISGMSLVGSEYGVGPAVATLHAVRLITVLLILPLVVKCLNIFGVIKS; translated from the coding sequence ATGCCTAACATAAATCTTATCTACTATCTTTTTGCAGGTTGCATTTTTGGAGTTTTAGCTCTAAAAACAGGAATTCCTGCGGCTCCTCTAGCAGGCGCTTTAATAGGCGCAAGCATACTAAGCATAAGTGGCAAAGTCGAAATTGCAGAGTGGCCAATCGGAACAAGAACAATTTTAGAAATCGGAATTGGAACAGTCATTGGTACATCACTAACAAAAGACTCCTTAGTTGATATTCAAAGTTTATGGAGGCCAGCTATATTAATAACTTTTACTTTAGTTATTACTGGATTAGCAATTGGATTATGGACAAGCAGATTACTTAATATAGATATTATTACAACAATTCTAGGAGCTGCACCTGGAGGAATTAGCGGAATGAGTCTTGTAGGTTCAGAGTATGGAGTAGGACCTGCGGTAGCAACTTTACACGCTGTAAGATTGATTACTGTACTCTTAATTCTTCCTTTAGTTGTAAAATGCTTGAATATATTTGGAGTGATTAAATCTTAA
- a CDS encoding DUF6554 family protein → MQRLKKKKLIPLAFAVFAPLTLNTPKVNASAFGAEIFCTMRDGGNDHESSWDAAYTYIKKQKGGLFKVSPKNAAAQITETVIREREKFSYCIEYLDNLHPNRKLIRDLEKEEKRKEKEAKDRENKRKRLEKELEEANEEISEEFSDETLDRYSY, encoded by the coding sequence ATGCAAAGATTAAAGAAGAAAAAACTAATACCATTAGCGTTTGCAGTTTTCGCTCCTCTAACGCTTAATACACCAAAAGTAAATGCAAGTGCATTTGGAGCAGAAATTTTTTGTACAATGAGAGACGGCGGAAATGACCATGAAAGTAGTTGGGATGCAGCTTATACTTACATAAAAAAACAAAAGGGGGGACTTTTCAAAGTTTCACCAAAAAATGCCGCAGCTCAAATTACTGAAACAGTTATAAGAGAAAGAGAAAAATTTAGTTATTGCATTGAATATTTAGATAATCTTCATCCAAATAGAAAACTAATACGAGATTTAGAGAAAGAAGAAAAAAGAAAAGAAAAAGAAGCAAAAGATAGAGAAAATAAAAGAAAAAGATTAGAAAAAGAATTAGAAGAAGCTAATGAAGAAATTTCGGAAGAATTTTCAGATGAAACACTTGATAGATATAGTTATTAA
- a CDS encoding HNH endonuclease — MHINDAVFLEDLCPKFRLRQWRKSIHKFTGKSCIYCGKPSESIDHVIPRSQGGLSKTENCVPACLSCNGDKSDENALYWYRRQKFYDPRRAMAIRAWLEGDLRLAIRLLQWANPNFKVKNENLTKDESEYKAA; from the coding sequence ATGCATATTAATGATGCGGTGTTTTTAGAGGATTTATGTCCTAAGTTCAGACTTAGACAATGGCGAAAATCTATTCATAAGTTTACTGGAAAAAGTTGTATATATTGCGGAAAACCATCTGAATCTATTGACCATGTAATACCACGTAGCCAAGGAGGATTAAGTAAAACAGAAAACTGCGTCCCTGCATGTCTTTCATGTAATGGAGATAAATCAGATGAAAATGCTTTGTATTGGTATAGACGGCAAAAATTTTACGATCCCCGAAGAGCAATGGCTATAAGAGCTTGGTTAGAAGGGGATTTAAGATTAGCTATTAGATTACTTCAATGGGCCAATCCTAATTTTAAGGTTAAAAATGAAAATTTAACAAAAGATGAATCAGAATATAAAGCAGCTTGA
- a CDS encoding transcription factor TFIID, with translation MKTAFEPHVRSKTFCISKSHPLPVEKEFSLVNFKFYQNLFVLFISFSTILIFQESPKELENICETHNSREICNVW, from the coding sequence ATGAAGACAGCTTTTGAACCCCATGTAAGATCAAAAACTTTCTGTATTAGCAAAAGTCACCCCCTTCCTGTAGAGAAAGAATTTAGCTTAGTTAATTTTAAATTCTACCAAAATTTATTTGTCTTATTTATTTCATTTTCGACAATTTTAATATTCCAAGAATCTCCAAAAGAATTGGAAAATATATGTGAGACTCACAACTCTAGAGAAATATGTAATGTTTGGTAG
- a CDS encoding NAD(P)-dependent oxidoreductase: MKKPASLLGNKNKFLILGCGFSGSFFAKTIRKFGCTVLTSSRSARKDPNSFIFNSENDVVPDEKIFDGVTHILSCIPPDKNGNDPVLESLQSKLQDLSLEWIGYLSTTGVYGNTDGGWVSEIDQPNPFQKRSHNRLNCEKKWIESSLPVQIFRLPGIYGPGRSTFEAIKNQKIRVISKKAQVFSRVHVADITHAIIFLLQNKDRLKFHQIINIADDEPCSQIEVIQYCYDLLGLKMPKPILFEDVKDALSPIAQSFWIENRRVSNKLLCETLGYKLIYKNFKLGLKNCYLNS; encoded by the coding sequence ATGAAGAAGCCTGCAAGTTTACTCGGAAATAAAAATAAATTTTTAATCTTGGGATGTGGTTTCAGCGGTAGTTTTTTTGCAAAAACTATTCGAAAATTCGGTTGCACTGTTTTAACAAGTTCAAGATCTGCAAGAAAAGATCCAAATAGTTTTATTTTTAACAGTGAAAACGATGTGGTTCCTGATGAAAAAATTTTTGATGGAGTCACGCATATTCTTAGTTGCATACCTCCTGACAAAAATGGTAATGATCCCGTACTAGAAAGCCTTCAAAGTAAACTACAAGATTTATCCCTTGAATGGATTGGATATTTATCTACCACAGGAGTATATGGAAACACTGATGGTGGTTGGGTTTCTGAGATAGATCAGCCAAATCCTTTTCAAAAAAGAAGCCATAATAGATTAAATTGCGAAAAAAAATGGATTGAATCTAGTTTGCCCGTGCAAATTTTTAGATTACCTGGTATCTATGGTCCAGGAAGATCCACCTTTGAAGCAATCAAAAATCAAAAAATTCGAGTTATTTCAAAAAAAGCTCAAGTTTTTTCAAGGGTTCATGTTGCTGATATTACACATGCAATTATTTTTTTATTACAAAATAAAGATCGTTTAAAGTTTCACCAAATCATAAATATTGCGGATGATGAACCCTGTTCTCAGATAGAAGTTATTCAATATTGCTACGATTTACTTGGTTTAAAAATGCCAAAGCCAATATTATTTGAAGATGTAAAAGATGCATTATCGCCTATCGCTCAATCTTTTTGGATAGAAAATAGAAGAGTTTCAAACAAACTTTTATGCGAAACACTCGGATATAAACTAATTTATAAAAACTTTAAATTAGGCTTAAAAAATTGCTATCTGAACAGTTAA
- the pdxA gene encoding 4-hydroxythreonine-4-phosphate dehydrogenase PdxA, which produces MNVQNTIKLLKVVLSVGDESGIGPEIILKALYSSQIPKNIDIVIVGSKKNLQNTYKNLRSLGLENLANPKNLKIHDLEISSLDDDPKSSYGNSSFQYLTKAIELVKQYPNSALVTGPICKKSWSLAGHYFSGQTEVLAKACGVKNVGMLFTAKSPITGWRFNTLLATTHISLSEVPKKLTTELIHSKLDLFKDFCNTYSDKPTLKVAGLNPHAGEEGLLGHEEKDWLNDALITWNEKNKDIRLFGPLSPDSCWNSSVRAWNDKNAEKHDGILAMYHDQGLIPMKVIALNYSVNTTIGLPFIRTSPDHGTGFDIAGKGIAQSQSMIEAIKAAVEMTNNSRLLNTH; this is translated from the coding sequence ATGAATGTTCAAAATACAATCAAATTATTAAAAGTGGTATTGAGTGTCGGAGATGAGTCAGGTATTGGACCTGAAATAATCTTAAAAGCCCTTTATTCTAGTCAGATACCCAAGAATATTGACATTGTAATAGTTGGATCAAAAAAAAATCTACAAAATACATATAAAAATCTTAGATCATTAGGATTAGAAAACCTTGCAAATCCAAAAAATTTAAAGATTCATGATCTCGAAATTTCTTCATTAGATGATGATCCTAAATCAAGTTACGGTAATTCAAGTTTCCAATATTTAACGAAAGCAATAGAACTTGTAAAACAATATCCTAATTCAGCACTTGTAACTGGACCAATTTGCAAGAAATCTTGGTCTCTAGCAGGTCATTACTTCTCTGGTCAAACTGAAGTATTAGCAAAAGCATGTGGAGTGAAAAACGTTGGAATGTTATTTACAGCAAAATCACCAATTACAGGTTGGAGATTTAATACTTTACTAGCTACAACCCACATATCCCTTTCTGAAGTTCCCAAGAAATTAACTACAGAATTAATTCACTCTAAATTGGATCTTTTCAAAGATTTTTGTAATACCTATTCTGATAAACCTACTTTAAAAGTCGCAGGATTAAACCCTCATGCCGGCGAAGAAGGTCTTTTAGGTCATGAAGAAAAGGATTGGCTCAATGATGCATTAATTACGTGGAATGAGAAAAATAAAGATATTAGATTATTTGGCCCTTTATCACCAGATAGTTGCTGGAATTCTTCGGTAAGAGCATGGAATGACAAAAATGCTGAAAAACATGATGGCATTCTTGCTATGTATCATGATCAAGGTTTAATACCAATGAAAGTAATAGCTCTTAATTACTCAGTAAATACCACAATCGGTTTACCTTTTATAAGAACATCTCCAGATCATGGAACAGGATTTGATATTGCTGGCAAAGGAATTGCTCAATCTCAAAGCATGATTGAGGCTATTAAGGCTGCCGTAGAGATGACTAACAATTCAAGACTGCTTAACACGCATTAA
- the accB gene encoding acetyl-CoA carboxylase biotin carboxyl carrier protein — protein sequence MAMKLDHDDLDRLIEKISTSDIQEFSLEGEDFKLEIKRNVFDQNQVINNLVSNTSFDKQTIANQKTINDNISVVNEPEPPQVAPPGRSDLTEITSPMVGTFYRAAAPGEEPFVEVGNNVKVGQTICILEAMKLMNEIESEFNAEIVEILVENGTPVEFGQVLMRVKQS from the coding sequence ATGGCTATGAAATTAGATCATGATGACTTAGATCGCTTAATAGAGAAAATCTCTACAAGTGATATACAGGAGTTCTCGCTAGAGGGAGAAGATTTTAAACTCGAAATAAAAAGGAATGTATTTGATCAGAATCAAGTTATTAATAATTTAGTTTCTAATACTTCATTTGATAAGCAGACAATTGCTAATCAAAAAACTATTAATGATAATATCTCCGTTGTTAATGAGCCTGAACCGCCTCAGGTGGCGCCCCCAGGACGTTCTGACCTAACTGAAATTACTTCTCCTATGGTTGGGACATTTTATAGGGCTGCAGCGCCTGGCGAGGAGCCATTTGTCGAAGTAGGAAATAACGTTAAGGTCGGTCAAACTATTTGTATTTTGGAAGCAATGAAGTTAATGAATGAAATTGAATCTGAATTTAATGCTGAAATTGTAGAGATTCTCGTTGAAAATGGAACACCAGTTGAATTTGGTCAAGTTTTAATGCGTGTTAAGCAGTCTTGA
- the efp gene encoding elongation factor P: MISSNDFRTGTTIELDGQVWRVVEFLHVKPGKGSAFVRTKLKSVQTGNVVEKTFRAGESVQQAILEKSNLQHTYVESGDYVFMDMTSFEETRLNSEQIGKGAKYLKEGMEVNVIFHNGKVLEVDLPISITLKVTETDPGVKGDTASGGTKPAILETGAQVMVPLFISVGEMIKVDTRNDTYLGREN; the protein is encoded by the coding sequence ATGATTTCCAGTAACGATTTTCGCACAGGTACTACCATCGAATTGGATGGACAAGTTTGGCGTGTTGTAGAATTTCTACATGTCAAGCCTGGTAAGGGTTCTGCTTTCGTACGAACAAAATTAAAATCAGTTCAAACCGGCAACGTTGTTGAAAAAACTTTTCGAGCCGGAGAATCAGTACAGCAGGCTATCCTTGAGAAGTCTAACCTGCAGCATACTTATGTGGAGTCTGGTGATTATGTTTTTATGGACATGACAAGTTTTGAAGAGACAAGACTCAACTCTGAACAAATCGGTAAAGGCGCAAAGTATTTGAAAGAGGGAATGGAGGTTAATGTAATTTTCCACAATGGTAAAGTTTTAGAAGTAGACCTTCCAATATCTATTACTTTGAAAGTTACAGAGACTGATCCAGGAGTTAAAGGTGACACTGCTAGCGGGGGCACCAAACCAGCTATTCTTGAAACAGGTGCTCAAGTTATGGTTCCTTTATTTATTTCTGTGGGAGAAATGATTAAAGTTGATACTCGAAATGACACTTATCTTGGACGTGAAAATTAA
- a CDS encoding peptidylprolyl isomerase, translated as MQKFLSNQNKLFLIISIVILQFFLLKPIQVLADLPTGNAVKDPNAILRNALPIKQVELQEIQHKLEETSDLVRGGRWPALTKTVTKCQSLLKKYQSKIIQELPKDKKKIAEKTFLELKENFDSLQDYSKSKDKYSFITTRRNALNKIGGLEEYFLPKEFPYSIPQEFDNLPRLLGRAKVNIKTSKGDMQAIVDGFNAPLTAGAFIDLSSKNFYKDLPINRAEEFFVLQTGDPIGDDIGYIDTETNEERHVPLEIRIPDEQDTFYNQTFEDLGLYTETPTLPFATLGTLGWSHSNAAVDDGSSQFFFFLYEAELNPAGRNLIDGRNAAFGYVVDGFDVLEELTKDDTIISIDVLEGIENLKLNA; from the coding sequence ATGCAAAAATTCTTATCAAATCAGAACAAACTTTTCTTAATTATATCAATTGTAATTTTACAGTTTTTTCTTTTAAAACCTATTCAAGTATTAGCTGATTTACCTACTGGAAATGCAGTAAAAGACCCTAATGCAATCCTCAGAAACGCACTCCCTATCAAGCAAGTTGAGTTACAAGAAATTCAACACAAATTGGAAGAAACTAGTGACCTTGTAAGAGGAGGAAGATGGCCCGCTCTTACGAAAACTGTTACAAAATGTCAATCTTTGCTAAAAAAATACCAAAGTAAAATTATTCAAGAATTACCAAAAGATAAAAAGAAGATTGCTGAAAAAACATTTTTAGAACTCAAAGAAAATTTTGATAGCCTTCAAGATTACTCTAAATCAAAGGATAAATATTCGTTTATAACGACTCGAAGAAATGCTTTAAATAAAATAGGTGGATTAGAAGAATATTTTTTACCAAAAGAATTTCCATACTCTATTCCTCAGGAATTTGATAATTTACCAAGATTACTAGGCAGAGCAAAAGTCAATATAAAAACCTCCAAAGGAGATATGCAAGCAATTGTGGATGGATTTAACGCCCCACTTACAGCAGGAGCATTTATAGATTTATCTTCAAAAAACTTCTACAAAGATTTACCCATTAACAGAGCAGAAGAATTTTTTGTACTGCAAACAGGTGATCCAATTGGTGATGATATTGGGTACATAGATACTGAAACAAACGAAGAACGTCACGTTCCCTTAGAAATAAGAATTCCTGATGAACAAGATACTTTTTACAATCAAACTTTTGAAGATTTAGGTCTTTACACAGAGACACCAACATTACCTTTTGCAACACTTGGAACTCTAGGATGGTCCCATTCAAATGCCGCAGTTGATGATGGGTCATCACAATTTTTCTTCTTTTTATATGAAGCAGAATTAAATCCAGCGGGTCGCAATTTAATTGATGGAAGGAATGCTGCCTTTGGTTACGTTGTAGATGGATTTGATGTATTAGAAGAGCTTACTAAAGATGACACAATAATTTCTATTGATGTTTTAGAAGGGATTGAAAACCTCAAATTAAATGCATAA
- the thiL gene encoding thiamine-phosphate kinase yields the protein MHKEILEDIGEKELINRLGKFMPKNQVSDDCALIKTKNENLLVNTDSLVENVHFNDISICPQDLGWKAVVSNISDLLSSGSKKTIGITISLVLPVRTEWIWVEEVYKGINKALKEYGGLILGGDCSKGNEKIISITAFGIQGELELRRNACKPGDIILSTGIHGLSKLGFLIQNKINFDNEISLNERLIVKSIEHFCRPRIYPNFLNNLLKTRSNKNITRIGCTDSSDGLFQALQDLAIASNCKAIINYKKIPKDKDWPKGEKWDEYYFFGGEDYELIFSLPKKWAENLSKLDKNINEIGFFTDGRPSIEFKDYKKNKLFNNTPFKHF from the coding sequence ATGCATAAAGAAATATTAGAAGATATAGGGGAAAAAGAATTAATAAATAGGCTAGGAAAATTTATGCCTAAGAATCAAGTTTCAGATGATTGCGCTTTAATCAAAACTAAAAATGAAAATTTACTTGTTAATACTGATTCTTTAGTGGAAAATGTTCATTTTAATGACATTAGTATTTGTCCTCAAGACCTTGGGTGGAAAGCAGTTGTAAGCAACATCTCTGACTTATTATCTAGTGGAAGCAAAAAAACTATTGGTATTACAATAAGCCTAGTTCTACCTGTTCGAACTGAGTGGATTTGGGTTGAAGAAGTATACAAAGGCATAAATAAAGCATTAAAAGAATATGGCGGATTGATTCTAGGGGGAGACTGCTCAAAGGGGAATGAAAAAATCATTTCAATTACGGCCTTTGGAATTCAAGGTGAGCTTGAATTAAGAAGAAACGCATGTAAACCAGGAGATATAATCTTAAGTACAGGAATTCATGGTCTTAGCAAACTGGGATTTTTGATACAAAATAAAATTAATTTTGATAATGAAATTTCTCTTAATGAAAGATTAATCGTTAAGTCTATTGAACATTTTTGTCGCCCTAGAATTTACCCAAATTTTCTAAATAATCTCCTCAAAACTCGCTCCAATAAAAATATAACGAGAATAGGATGTACTGATAGCAGTGATGGCCTATTTCAAGCCTTACAAGATTTAGCAATAGCTAGCAACTGCAAAGCGATCATAAACTATAAAAAAATACCTAAAGATAAGGATTGGCCTAAAGGAGAAAAATGGGACGAATACTATTTTTTTGGAGGAGAAGATTATGAATTAATTTTCTCATTGCCCAAAAAATGGGCAGAAAATTTATCTAAACTTGATAAAAATATTAATGAGATTGGTTTTTTTACTGATGGTAGACCATCAATAGAATTCAAAGATTATAAAAAAAACAAATTATTTAACAACACACCTTTCAAACACTTTTAA
- the gap gene encoding type I glyceraldehyde-3-phosphate dehydrogenase → MTLRVAINGFGRIGRNFMRCWLSRGAYTNIEVVGINVTSDPKTNAHLLKYDSVLGQLDGVDIQYTDDTFVINNKTIKCFSDRNPMNLPWKDWGVDLVIESTGVFNTDVGASKHLEVGAKKVILTAPGKGDGVGTYVVGVNADTYNHKDYDILSNASCTTNCLAPVVKVLDQTFGINKGLMTTIHSYTGDQRILDNSHRDLRRARAAATNIVPTSTGAAKAVALVYPEMKGKLTGIAMRVPTPNVSAVDFVFESSKSVTAEEVNNALKEASLSTMKGIIKYGDEPLVSSDYAGTNESSIVDSDLTMCIGDNLVKVLAWYDNEWGYSQRVVDLAEIVAKNWE, encoded by the coding sequence ATGACTTTGCGTGTTGCAATTAACGGCTTTGGCAGAATTGGTCGAAATTTTATGCGTTGTTGGCTTAGTAGAGGTGCTTACACCAATATTGAAGTAGTCGGAATTAACGTTACATCAGATCCTAAGACTAATGCTCATTTATTAAAATACGATTCAGTCCTTGGTCAACTTGATGGTGTTGATATTCAATATACTGATGATACTTTTGTAATTAATAACAAAACAATTAAATGTTTCTCAGATAGAAATCCAATGAATCTCCCCTGGAAAGACTGGGGTGTAGATTTGGTTATTGAATCTACTGGAGTATTTAATACAGACGTAGGTGCAAGTAAGCACTTAGAAGTAGGAGCAAAAAAAGTTATCTTAACTGCGCCTGGTAAAGGGGATGGCGTTGGTACTTATGTAGTTGGAGTTAATGCTGATACATATAATCATAAAGATTACGATATTTTGAGTAATGCTAGTTGTACAACAAACTGTTTAGCTCCAGTAGTCAAAGTTTTAGATCAAACTTTTGGGATTAATAAAGGTTTGATGACTACAATTCATAGTTATACAGGTGATCAAAGAATTTTAGATAATAGTCATAGAGATCTAAGAAGGGCTAGAGCCGCTGCTACAAACATAGTTCCTACTTCTACAGGAGCTGCAAAAGCAGTAGCTCTTGTATACCCAGAAATGAAAGGCAAATTAACTGGAATTGCAATGAGAGTTCCAACTCCTAACGTTTCAGCAGTAGATTTTGTTTTTGAATCTTCTAAATCTGTCACTGCTGAAGAAGTCAATAATGCCCTTAAGGAAGCATCTCTAAGTACAATGAAAGGCATTATTAAGTATGGAGATGAACCATTAGTGTCAAGCGATTATGCAGGTACCAATGAATCATCAATTGTAGATAGTGATCTTACTATGTGTATTGGAGATAACCTTGTAAAGGTGCTTGCATGGTACGACAATGAGTGGGGTTATAGTCAGAGAGTTGTAGATTTAGCAGAAATTGTTGCTAAAAATTGGGAGTAA
- the murC gene encoding UDP-N-acetylmuramate--L-alanine ligase: protein MDKKLLLKSHFHFIGIGGIGMSALAIGLLKKGCSVSGSDLVKNNETNKLEKLGAVIFTSQVRQNIEFVTSKFTNRLINFVVSSAIKPENEEFSYCKEKNLSIKHRSEILAMLMRTYTALAIAGSHGKTSTSTFLSTILELCTRNSSSITGGIIPIYNSNCHLENTKYLVAEVDESDGTINKYKSDIGIINNIDFDHCDHFSNLSEVISSFKSFAKNSKKLLLNFDCETSRKNFYSNCKWSNSTAKNVAYAIIPTEINSKYTIGKYYENGNFISNLNIPIPGLHNLSNITAAIAASRMIGVDFKEIKKNLKYLKLPKKRFEFRGQIDERNLYDDYAHHPNEIKETIKLGRLFIEQKNNNEFQKNRLVALFQPHRYSRVKQFNKEFAEELSKADVIYVTSIYGAGEGNEDKITSKIITDLIYKKNKNVSYINNYYEVSKNFYELTQKGDLILNMGAGDCHNFWSILNEKNN from the coding sequence TTGGATAAAAAATTACTTTTGAAAAGTCATTTTCATTTTATTGGGATCGGAGGTATTGGGATGTCAGCATTAGCAATAGGTTTACTTAAAAAAGGTTGTTCAGTTTCAGGATCTGATTTAGTAAAAAACAATGAAACTAATAAATTGGAGAAACTAGGAGCAGTAATCTTTACTTCTCAAGTTCGACAAAATATTGAATTTGTTACTTCAAAATTTACCAACAGATTGATTAATTTTGTTGTAAGCTCCGCGATCAAGCCAGAAAATGAAGAATTTTCGTATTGCAAAGAAAAAAATTTATCAATAAAACATCGTTCAGAGATACTTGCGATGCTAATGCGCACTTATACGGCATTAGCGATAGCAGGCAGCCACGGAAAAACATCAACTAGTACATTTCTTTCTACGATACTTGAGTTATGCACGCGTAATTCTTCTTCAATAACTGGAGGAATAATTCCTATTTACAACTCTAATTGTCATCTAGAAAATACAAAATACTTAGTAGCTGAAGTTGATGAATCTGATGGAACTATTAACAAATATAAATCTGATATTGGAATAATCAATAACATTGATTTTGATCATTGCGATCACTTTTCTAATTTAAGTGAAGTCATATCTTCTTTTAAAAGTTTCGCTAAAAACTCTAAAAAATTATTACTTAATTTTGATTGTGAAACCTCAAGAAAAAATTTTTATTCTAATTGTAAGTGGTCAAACTCTACGGCTAAAAACGTAGCATATGCAATAATCCCGACTGAAATCAATTCAAAGTATACAATTGGAAAATATTATGAAAATGGAAATTTTATCAGTAATTTAAATATTCCAATTCCAGGACTACACAATCTATCCAATATCACCGCAGCAATAGCAGCTTCCAGAATGATAGGAGTAGATTTTAAAGAAATTAAGAAAAATTTAAAATATTTGAAACTGCCAAAAAAAAGATTTGAATTTAGAGGCCAAATAGATGAAAGAAATTTATATGATGATTATGCTCATCACCCAAACGAAATAAAAGAGACGATTAAATTAGGAAGATTATTTATTGAGCAAAAAAATAATAATGAATTTCAAAAAAATAGATTAGTTGCTTTATTTCAACCTCATAGATATTCTCGAGTAAAGCAATTTAATAAAGAATTCGCTGAAGAATTATCAAAAGCAGATGTTATTTATGTGACAAGTATTTATGGAGCAGGAGAAGGAAACGAAGATAAAATTACTTCGAAAATTATTACAGATTTGATTTATAAAAAAAATAAAAATGTTAGTTACATAAATAATTATTATGAAGTTTCAAAGAATTTTTACGAATTAACTCAAAAAGGGGATTTAATTTTGAATATGGGAGCTGGTGATTGTCATAATTTCTGGTCAATTTTAAATGAAAAAAATAATTAA
- the murB gene encoding UDP-N-acetylmuramate dehydrogenase: protein MNKKIFSENCNLSSYTTIKVGGVAEYFAEPRSIEELSYLITWANLNKQRCQIIGAGSNLLINNIFIKGLVICTKKLKSLKIEAYSGIIEAEAGVMLPTLSNFLAKNGLQGGEWAVGIPGTLGGAIYMNAGTGNFSLAKNLISVKVINNKTLEKLEIEKKDINFEYRFSSFQRNDLSIISARLHFEPNGNIKKLIHTTKNNLKLKTETQPYHQPSFGSVFKNPENNYAAKIIDDMGLKGFKIGGAEISTMHSNFIINTSSASSKDIYELITVIQQKVLQNKGIYLQPEVRMIGFDYPN from the coding sequence ATGAATAAAAAAATTTTTTCTGAAAACTGTAATTTAAGTAGTTATACAACTATAAAAGTGGGAGGAGTGGCTGAATATTTTGCTGAGCCAAGAAGTATTGAAGAACTTTCATATCTAATAACATGGGCTAATTTAAATAAACAAAGATGTCAAATAATTGGCGCAGGTTCAAATCTTTTAATAAATAATATTTTTATAAAAGGCTTAGTTATTTGTACAAAAAAATTAAAATCACTAAAGATAGAAGCATATTCAGGAATTATTGAAGCGGAAGCAGGTGTAATGCTCCCAACATTATCTAATTTTCTTGCTAAAAATGGATTACAAGGAGGGGAATGGGCTGTCGGAATTCCAGGAACATTAGGAGGAGCAATTTATATGAATGCTGGCACAGGTAATTTTTCGCTAGCAAAAAATCTTATTTCCGTAAAAGTTATTAATAATAAAACTCTTGAAAAACTTGAAATTGAAAAAAAAGATATCAATTTTGAGTATAGATTTAGCTCTTTTCAAAGAAACGATTTATCAATTATTAGTGCAAGATTACATTTTGAACCTAATGGAAATATAAAAAAATTAATTCATACAACCAAAAATAACCTTAAATTAAAAACAGAAACACAACCATATCATCAACCAAGTTTTGGAAGTGTTTTTAAAAATCCTGAAAATAATTATGCTGCAAAAATAATTGATGATATGGGTTTAAAGGGATTTAAAATTGGCGGTGCTGAAATTTCTACAATGCATTCAAATTTTATAATTAATACTTCTTCAGCAAGTTCAAAAGATATTTACGAATTAATAACAGTAATTCAACAAAAAGTACTACAAAACAAAGGGATTTATTTGCAACCAGAAGTAAGAATGATTGGTTTTGACTATCCTAACTAA
- a CDS encoding YbaB/EbfC family nucleoid-associated protein, whose product MAGFGLPNFGQLTEAFKKAKQIQQDAQKLQDELENMEIEGKSDDEMIKVWISGNQLPLKVEVQENILNADKEKIEQNILQAIQKAHELSTTTMKERMNDLTGGLNLNLPGFENSDS is encoded by the coding sequence ATGGCGGGTTTTGGACTTCCTAACTTTGGACAACTTACAGAAGCTTTTAAAAAAGCTAAACAAATTCAGCAAGATGCTCAAAAATTACAAGATGAACTTGAAAATATGGAGATTGAAGGCAAAAGTGATGATGAGATGATAAAAGTTTGGATAAGTGGCAACCAACTTCCTTTAAAGGTAGAAGTACAAGAAAATATTTTAAATGCAGATAAAGAAAAAATAGAGCAAAACATTCTACAAGCTATTCAAAAAGCTCATGAATTATCAACCACAACTATGAAAGAAAGGATGAATGATTTGACTGGTGGATTAAATCTTAATCTTCCTGGTTTTGAGAATAGTGACTCTTAG